The genomic region GCGGGCCCTCGCGGGGGAGCCGGACGGGGCCTGAGCGGGCGGCCCGCGGGGCCTGCCACCCGGCGGTCGGTCGGGGTCCGGATGGCCGCCGGGGTCGTGTTCTACTTCAGTTGCGGCTGTCGCCGCTCCCGTTCCGCCACTCCAGAGAAGTGATCGACCCGCAGTGCTGAACGATCTCGACGAACGCATCGTGCACGCCCTCGCGGAGGACGCCCGCCGCTCCTACGCCGACATCGGGCAGGAGGTGGGGCTGTCCGCGCCCGCGGTGAAGCGGCGGGTGGACCGGTTGCGGGCCACCGGGGCGATCACCGGGTTCACCGTGCGGGTGGATCCGGCCGCGCTCGGGTGGGAGACCGAGGGGTTCGTCGAGATCTACTGCCGGCGGAACACCTCGCCCGAGACCATTCAGCGTGGGCTCGAGCGGTATCAGGAGGTGGTGGCCGCGTCCACCGTCACGGGGGAGGCGGATGCGATGGTGCAGGTCTTCGCCTCCGACATGCGGCACTTCGAGCGGGTGCTGGAGCGGATCGCGGGGGAGCCGTTTGTGGAGCGGACCAAGTCTGTGCTGGTGCTTTCGCCTTTGTTGCGGAGGTTTTCTTCGGGGTCGCCTACGTAGGTGTTTGTGCGGGTTGGATGGCGGCTGCGGGTTCGTTGTGGCTGGTCGCGCCCACGCGGCGGAGCCGCACAACGTCACAGCCCCGCGCCCCTTTGGGGCGCCCCCGTGCCGTTGGTCAGAAGTCCGACTGGCCTGGCTGTCTTGCCAGTGCGTTGTTCGCTATGGAGTTGTGGACGCTGAAGGTGATCGCGTCCGAGCGGTAGCGGTCGTCCGACCATTCCACCGGGCGGCCTTCGCGGGTCGTGGTGATGCGGCGGACCCGCAGGAGGGGGCTGGTGCGGCGGATGTCGAGGAGTTCGGCGTCCTGGGCGCCGGCCGCCACCGCGTCGATGACGTGCTCGCCGTAGGCGAAGACAAGGCC from Streptomyces sp. NBC_00878 harbors:
- a CDS encoding Lrp/AsnC family transcriptional regulator; translated protein: MLNDLDERIVHALAEDARRSYADIGQEVGLSAPAVKRRVDRLRATGAITGFTVRVDPAALGWETEGFVEIYCRRNTSPETIQRGLERYQEVVAASTVTGEADAMVQVFASDMRHFERVLERIAGEPFVERTKSVLVLSPLLRRFSSGSPT